A single region of the Melioribacteraceae bacterium 4301-Me genome encodes:
- the priA gene encoding primosomal protein N': MDNLTNNLLKYAQVVFPQPFRNLFTYLIPDELLGLVKVGVRVVVPFGKRTLTGFVVALTNSTEVKEKIKPIKDVLDEKPIFDEKALKFYEWISEYYISSLGEALRNSVPYGTEVESKKKVVADKIICRKLFDSEKRKDSLKAKVLSKLMDKEINSVSQIQKAVKNKNIYSVLRSLEKLGAVSIIDDVIPQRVKEKKIKHVSLAKSIDEIYNTIPELERKSPKQIVILLELISQKEKEIPLQQLIKKTNTNYSVINSLVKKGFISIYEKRVERVYSEIYTEKSKEIQLSERQKYIIDKIGNRISSSEFESFLLHGITGSGKTQVYIELSKIALSKGKDIIILVPEISLTPQITARFFNHFGDKVTVIHSRLSLGERYDAWRGIINGKFKIVIGARSALFAPLKNLGLIVVDEEHDQSYKQQEMIPKYHARDAAIVLAKLNNCPVVLGSATPSIESMYNALTGKFTLLELPERIDNAKLPIIRLVDVTIEKKKKQMENIFSRILLNEIIERLGKKEGVIILQNRRGFATQVFCGDCGEVIICPNCSVSMVHHINKNVLKCHYCGTTVPVPKACPVCGSIALKFFGTGTQRVEDELGFYLPNVKIERIDSDTIDRKGKLSEILNRFAKGEVQILVGTQMVSKGLDFANVTLVGVISAETTLWLPDFRADERTFQLLTQVAGRSGRSKSEGEVIIQTQNHKHFVLQKVLMNDYKGFYENEIKLRLQGEYPPFTRLALVEMKDENEKRLKAAINEFFELLKKYKKGIKLTPPHEAVIYKIKGSYRYQIILKCDKKIDSSGKLMRTALLNSYVEYIQKSKFKDIRPIIDVDPQSII, translated from the coding sequence GTGGATAATTTAACTAACAACTTGCTAAAATATGCACAGGTTGTTTTCCCGCAACCCTTTAGAAATCTCTTTACTTATTTAATACCAGACGAATTATTAGGGTTAGTAAAAGTTGGCGTGCGCGTGGTTGTCCCTTTTGGCAAACGTACTCTTACTGGCTTTGTTGTTGCTTTAACTAATTCTACCGAAGTGAAAGAGAAAATAAAACCAATTAAAGATGTTCTGGATGAAAAACCAATTTTTGATGAGAAGGCTTTGAAATTTTATGAATGGATTTCTGAATATTATATCAGCTCTTTGGGAGAAGCATTAAGAAACTCCGTTCCTTATGGGACAGAAGTTGAATCAAAAAAGAAAGTAGTTGCAGATAAAATTATTTGTCGGAAGCTGTTTGACTCAGAAAAAAGAAAAGATTCCTTAAAAGCAAAAGTGTTAAGTAAATTAATGGATAAAGAAATTAATTCAGTCTCCCAAATACAAAAAGCCGTTAAAAATAAAAATATCTATTCAGTTCTTCGTTCCCTAGAAAAATTGGGTGCAGTAAGTATAATTGACGATGTTATTCCTCAACGTGTTAAAGAAAAAAAAATAAAGCATGTTTCACTTGCAAAATCTATAGATGAAATTTACAATACAATACCTGAGTTAGAAAGAAAGTCACCTAAACAAATAGTTATTTTATTAGAATTAATTTCACAAAAAGAAAAAGAAATACCTTTACAGCAGTTAATTAAAAAAACTAATACAAACTATTCGGTAATTAATTCGTTAGTAAAAAAAGGATTTATATCAATATACGAAAAGCGGGTTGAAAGGGTTTACTCTGAAATTTATACAGAAAAAAGTAAAGAGATACAATTAAGTGAGAGACAAAAATACATTATTGATAAAATTGGAAATAGAATATCTTCATCAGAATTCGAATCATTTTTACTCCACGGTATTACAGGCAGCGGCAAGACCCAAGTTTACATTGAACTTTCTAAAATTGCACTTTCAAAGGGTAAAGATATTATAATACTAGTACCCGAAATCTCTCTAACACCTCAAATAACTGCGAGGTTTTTTAATCATTTCGGAGATAAAGTTACAGTTATACATAGCAGATTATCTTTAGGTGAAAGATACGATGCCTGGCGTGGTATTATTAATGGTAAATTTAAAATTGTAATTGGTGCTCGTTCAGCTTTATTTGCTCCATTAAAGAATTTAGGACTTATAGTTGTAGATGAAGAACACGATCAAAGCTATAAACAGCAGGAAATGATTCCCAAATATCATGCACGCGATGCAGCAATTGTTCTTGCTAAACTTAATAATTGCCCAGTTGTCCTAGGCTCGGCTACACCATCTATCGAGAGTATGTACAATGCATTAACCGGCAAATTTACTTTGTTAGAACTGCCGGAAAGAATTGATAATGCTAAACTTCCTATAATACGACTTGTTGATGTAACAATTGAAAAAAAGAAAAAGCAAATGGAGAATATTTTTTCGCGGATTTTATTGAATGAAATAATAGAAAGATTGGGGAAAAAAGAAGGGGTAATAATACTCCAAAATAGAAGGGGTTTTGCTACTCAGGTCTTTTGTGGAGATTGTGGTGAAGTAATAATTTGTCCTAATTGCTCAGTTTCTATGGTGCATCATATTAATAAAAATGTTTTAAAGTGCCATTATTGTGGTACTACCGTACCGGTTCCTAAGGCATGTCCAGTCTGCGGCTCTATTGCATTGAAGTTTTTTGGAACAGGTACTCAACGTGTTGAAGATGAATTAGGTTTCTACCTTCCAAATGTTAAAATAGAAAGGATAGACTCGGACACTATAGACCGAAAGGGAAAATTAAGTGAAATACTTAACCGATTTGCAAAAGGAGAAGTCCAAATACTTGTTGGTACACAAATGGTCTCGAAAGGACTTGATTTTGCCAATGTTACTTTAGTTGGAGTTATATCTGCTGAAACTACTTTATGGCTGCCCGATTTTAGAGCGGATGAAAGGACATTTCAACTATTAACTCAAGTAGCTGGACGCTCTGGAAGAAGCAAGTCCGAAGGTGAGGTGATTATCCAAACTCAAAACCATAAACATTTTGTGCTTCAGAAAGTATTGATGAACGACTATAAAGGTTTTTACGAAAATGAAATTAAACTCCGGTTACAAGGTGAGTATCCCCCTTTTACACGCTTAGCTTTAGTTGAAATGAAAGATGAAAATGAAAAACGTTTAAAAGCAGCCATTAATGAATTCTTTGAATTGCTTAAAAAGTATAAAAAGGGAATAAAGCTGACACCTCCCCATGAAGCAGTAATATATAAGATTAAAGGCAGCTACCGCTACCAGATAATCTTAAAATGTGATAAGAAAATTGATTCATCAGGTAAATTAATGAGGACTGCCTTACTGAACTCCTACGTTGAATATATTCAAAAAAGCAAGTTCAAAGATATAAGACCTATTATTGATGTTGATCCACAATCTATAATTTGA
- a CDS encoding YIP1 family protein, producing the protein MEETKDQTPSMSPVEEEVELSHTDKLVGIFTEPAKTYSKMSEFPPKTSDWIIPLIVAIVFAILSNIIMMSNPVIKSAILEKQMAQVEKQFDEMVKNGQMTEQQKEERLESIREGQGGAIALIGTIIGIPFAFFIMFFIVSGVFYLLIKFALKGEGTYKSAMSAYGLAYYIIVVQIIVMVILAFTMNRFFQSVSIADILNIDKSNFGGFLLGKADIFSIWFYAVIGIGFAKMFKSPSVTKYVVMVFAVWLGFSIVFFFIGKSIPFLRAFAGA; encoded by the coding sequence ATGGAAGAAACAAAGGACCAAACCCCGTCAATGTCTCCTGTAGAAGAAGAAGTTGAATTAAGCCATACGGACAAACTCGTTGGAATTTTTACAGAGCCTGCAAAAACATATTCTAAAATGTCGGAATTCCCGCCTAAAACTTCCGACTGGATTATACCGCTTATTGTTGCAATAGTTTTTGCAATTCTTTCTAACATTATTATGATGAGTAACCCAGTAATTAAAAGTGCGATTCTTGAAAAACAAATGGCTCAGGTTGAAAAGCAATTCGATGAAATGGTTAAAAACGGTCAAATGACAGAACAACAAAAAGAAGAAAGATTGGAATCTATTCGTGAGGGTCAAGGAGGGGCTATTGCACTAATTGGAACAATAATCGGCATCCCTTTTGCCTTTTTTATAATGTTCTTCATAGTCTCAGGAGTTTTTTACCTTTTAATTAAATTTGCACTAAAGGGTGAAGGCACTTATAAATCTGCAATGTCAGCTTACGGTTTAGCTTATTACATAATTGTAGTACAAATTATTGTTATGGTAATTCTTGCTTTTACAATGAATAGATTTTTTCAAAGTGTAAGTATTGCAGATATTTTAAACATCGACAAATCGAACTTTGGCGGTTTTTTACTCGGTAAGGCAGATATTTTCTCAATTTGGTTTTATGCAGTAATTGGAATTGGGTTTGCTAAAATGTTTAAATCACCAAGTGTAACTAAATATGTTGTGATGGTGTTTGCTGTTTGGTTAGGATTCAGTATTGTATTTTTCTTTATTGGTAAATCCATCCCGTTTTTAAGAGCATTTGCCGGTGCATAA
- a CDS encoding pseudouridine synthase — protein MTKQDKSITSKKYFILNKPYGYLSQFTDKYGNLTLSHLFSFPKNVYPIGRLDKDSEGLLILSNDKKLVNFLLNPKNKHEREYFVQVEGVPTRQALDKLESGVFIQERITLPAKVKLIKEPNFPPRIPPIRKRKNIPTSWLSITLIEGKNRQVRKMTAAVGYPTLRLVRVRIKNIKLGNLKPGEARELTLDEIKGLWQ, from the coding sequence GTGACAAAACAAGATAAAAGCATAACAAGTAAAAAGTATTTTATTCTTAATAAGCCGTACGGCTACCTCTCTCAATTTACTGACAAATATGGTAACTTGACTTTGTCTCATCTTTTCAGCTTTCCTAAAAATGTTTATCCTATCGGCAGATTAGATAAGGACAGTGAGGGCCTGCTTATTTTATCTAACGATAAAAAATTAGTAAACTTTCTGTTGAATCCAAAAAACAAACACGAAAGAGAATATTTTGTACAAGTTGAAGGTGTTCCCACAAGACAAGCTTTAGACAAATTAGAAAGCGGTGTGTTTATTCAAGAAAGAATAACATTGCCGGCAAAAGTAAAACTAATTAAAGAGCCTAATTTTCCGCCGCGAATCCCTCCTATAAGAAAAAGAAAGAATATTCCCACCAGCTGGCTCTCAATAACCTTGATTGAAGGGAAAAATAGACAGGTAAGAAAAATGACGGCTGCAGTAGGGTATCCTACACTAAGACTTGTAAGGGTAAGAATAAAAAACATAAAATTAGGCAATCTTAAACCCGGAGAAGCGAGAGAATTAACATTAGATGAAATAAAAGGATTGTGGCAATGA
- a CDS encoding sucrose synthase gives MIDSFQTFVEQNELIFYDYFKYISTQPKKMLVSGEIQKMFDEFIKTNNNYSSQDKLKSIIAKIEESVSLDHTMYLEVRQKIASSNFYRVNLEERIINNSEPSEFLEAKEFLVRPGSISDTITLNFKPFNDKTPAVRDIKSIGSGVEYLNRYLSSMMFNEVEKWQNILFDFIRVHKYENQQLILNDRIKNIQHLNEQINIAVQELSELKKETPFENVCHRLQELGFEKGLGKDVAEIIDKLKLLYQLLNSPDHESLRKFISSIPMIFKIAIISPHGFFAQQNVLGKPDTGGQVVYILDQVKALEKSLLESAKLSGLDSIQPKIVVLTRLIPNSEGTTCNKRIEKINGTKNSWILRVPFIDKNNKIVNDWISRFKVWPYLERFAEQAYIELMAEFNGRPDLIIGNYSDGNLVSFLLSKKFKVTQCCIAHALEKSKYLYSALYWFDLENQYNFSIQFTSDLITINSADFLITSSFQEIAGTENSIGQYESYKHFTMPGLYRVINGVNPFHTKFNIVSPGVNEKIFFSYKKKEKRLSKNSVLLRQLLFENIEAANVIGSLKEPDKTPLFSMARLDRIKNLTSLVKWFGESKELQELCNLIIVSGKIDQSLSNDDEEKEQITLMHNLINKYKLSDKIRWIGKLFNKDETGEIYRIIADKKGIFIQPALFEGFGLTVLEAMSSGLPVFATKYGGPLEIIQNKQNGFHIDPINQLETTNKILDFVREIKKDPSQWEFISKNAINRVNEKYNWKLYSQKLISLAKIYGFWKYATNIQRADMEAYLDLIYHTIFKPRAKKLES, from the coding sequence ATGATTGATTCCTTTCAAACATTTGTGGAACAAAATGAGCTTATATTTTATGATTACTTTAAATACATTTCAACACAGCCCAAAAAGATGCTCGTCAGCGGCGAGATTCAAAAAATGTTCGATGAATTTATTAAAACTAATAACAACTACTCATCACAAGACAAACTCAAGAGCATAATTGCTAAAATTGAAGAATCGGTTTCATTAGATCATACTATGTACTTAGAAGTAAGGCAGAAAATAGCCTCATCAAATTTTTATCGAGTAAACTTAGAAGAAAGAATTATAAACAATTCCGAACCATCAGAATTTCTTGAAGCAAAAGAATTTCTTGTACGCCCAGGTTCAATTAGTGATACAATTACCCTGAATTTCAAACCTTTTAACGATAAAACTCCAGCGGTAAGGGATATAAAAAGTATTGGCTCTGGTGTAGAGTACTTAAACAGGTACCTTTCAAGCATGATGTTTAATGAAGTAGAAAAATGGCAAAACATTTTGTTTGATTTTATTAGAGTACATAAGTATGAGAATCAACAATTAATACTGAATGATAGAATAAAAAACATACAGCATTTAAATGAGCAAATAAACATTGCAGTCCAAGAATTATCCGAATTAAAAAAAGAGACTCCTTTTGAAAATGTATGTCACAGATTACAAGAACTTGGCTTTGAAAAGGGTCTTGGCAAAGATGTTGCTGAAATAATAGATAAACTTAAATTACTCTACCAATTATTAAATTCGCCCGACCATGAGTCGCTAAGAAAATTTATTTCTTCTATCCCAATGATTTTTAAGATTGCTATAATTTCTCCACATGGTTTTTTTGCGCAACAAAATGTTTTAGGAAAACCTGATACAGGCGGACAAGTAGTCTATATATTAGACCAAGTTAAAGCGCTTGAAAAGTCATTATTGGAATCTGCTAAACTTTCTGGCCTCGATTCTATTCAACCTAAAATAGTTGTTTTAACCAGACTAATTCCCAATTCGGAAGGTACCACTTGTAATAAACGAATAGAAAAGATAAATGGCACGAAAAATTCATGGATATTACGTGTTCCATTTATCGATAAAAATAATAAGATTGTTAATGACTGGATTTCCAGATTTAAAGTTTGGCCTTATTTGGAAAGGTTTGCTGAACAAGCTTACATTGAACTGATGGCAGAATTTAATGGTAGGCCGGATTTAATTATAGGCAATTACTCTGATGGCAATCTTGTTTCTTTCCTCCTTTCTAAAAAATTTAAAGTTACTCAATGTTGTATTGCACACGCTTTAGAAAAAAGTAAATATCTTTACAGTGCGTTGTATTGGTTCGATTTGGAAAATCAATATAATTTTTCTATTCAGTTTACTTCGGATTTAATTACAATTAATTCTGCTGATTTTTTAATAACCTCATCGTTCCAAGAAATTGCGGGTACGGAAAATTCAATTGGTCAATATGAATCGTACAAACATTTTACAATGCCAGGCTTATATCGTGTAATTAACGGCGTTAATCCTTTCCATACTAAATTTAACATAGTTTCACCTGGTGTTAATGAAAAAATCTTTTTTTCATACAAGAAAAAGGAAAAGAGGTTAAGTAAAAATTCTGTATTGTTACGACAACTACTCTTCGAAAATATTGAAGCAGCAAATGTAATAGGTAGTTTAAAAGAACCAGATAAGACTCCATTATTTTCTATGGCAAGATTAGACCGCATTAAAAATTTGACTTCTTTAGTAAAGTGGTTTGGAGAAAGCAAAGAATTACAAGAACTGTGTAATTTAATAATTGTTTCCGGTAAAATAGATCAATCGCTGTCAAACGATGATGAAGAAAAAGAGCAAATTACATTAATGCACAATTTGATTAATAAATATAAGTTGAGCGATAAGATTAGATGGATAGGAAAATTGTTTAATAAAGATGAAACTGGGGAAATTTATAGAATTATTGCAGATAAAAAAGGAATATTTATTCAACCTGCATTATTCGAAGGATTTGGCCTGACAGTTCTCGAAGCTATGTCGTCAGGTCTGCCAGTATTTGCTACCAAATATGGCGGTCCTTTAGAAATAATTCAAAATAAACAAAATGGATTCCATATTGACCCAATCAATCAATTGGAAACTACTAATAAAATTTTAGACTTTGTTAGAGAGATAAAAAAGGATCCGTCTCAGTGGGAATTTATTTCAAAAAATGCGATAAACAGAGTAAATGAAAAATACAACTGGAAATTGTATTCACAGAAATTAATCTCACTTGCTAAAATTTACGGCTTTTGGAAATACGCAACAAATATTCAAAGGGCTGATATGGAAGCTTACTTAGATTTGATTTATCATACAATTTTTAAACCTCGTGCGAAAAAACTGGAAAGTTGA
- a CDS encoding PfkB family carbohydrate kinase: protein MQNHRVTAFGEILFDVYHNYKKLGGAPFNFIYHIKKIIGTGNLITKVGNDENGKEIINFLKKNNFSTEYIQIDKEYPTGMVKVELSENKIPEFQIFSPAAWDFIENNESIEKLVNEQTDILYFGTLAQRSEVSKKTLSSFFGREIKYFCDLNLRQNFYSKEIIENALKVADLFKVNLDELNIIMRFLIEKELGIEEAVEVIMNQYDITMMCVTMGEEGAYLANKNEFNRDKQPRQKGELVDTVGAGDAYAAIMCLGYLQNLPVHKINALALEFASEICGIEGALPSSDYFYKKYKRELNGE from the coding sequence ATGCAAAACCATCGTGTGACCGCGTTTGGTGAGATACTTTTTGATGTTTATCATAATTACAAAAAGTTAGGCGGTGCACCATTCAACTTTATCTATCACATAAAAAAAATAATTGGAACCGGAAACTTAATCACTAAGGTCGGTAATGATGAGAATGGAAAGGAGATAATAAACTTTCTTAAAAAAAATAATTTTTCAACCGAGTACATTCAAATTGACAAAGAGTATCCTACCGGTATGGTTAAGGTAGAACTTTCGGAAAATAAGATACCAGAATTTCAGATTTTCAGTCCAGCTGCATGGGATTTTATAGAAAATAATGAATCGATAGAAAAATTAGTAAATGAACAAACGGATATACTTTATTTTGGAACGCTTGCTCAAAGGAGTGAAGTTTCTAAAAAAACGCTGTCAAGTTTTTTTGGCAGAGAAATAAAATATTTCTGTGATCTTAATCTTCGTCAAAATTTTTATTCAAAAGAAATTATAGAGAATGCATTAAAGGTAGCTGATCTTTTCAAAGTTAATCTTGATGAACTAAACATAATCATGCGTTTTTTAATTGAAAAAGAATTAGGCATAGAAGAAGCAGTTGAAGTGATTATGAACCAGTATGATATAACAATGATGTGTGTTACTATGGGTGAAGAAGGCGCCTATCTTGCAAATAAAAATGAGTTCAATAGAGATAAACAGCCTCGTCAAAAAGGTGAACTTGTTGATACTGTAGGTGCAGGTGATGCTTATGCAGCTATAATGTGTTTAGGTTATTTACAGAATCTGCCTGTTCATAAAATTAATGCGTTAGCATTAGAATTTGCTTCCGAAATATGTGGTATAGAAGGTGCTCTCCCATCAAGTGACTATTTCTATAAAAAATATAAAAGAGAATTAAATGGTGAATAA
- a CDS encoding HAD-IIB family hydrolase, producing MVNNNKKLYVQLYNIHGLIRGHDLELGRDSDTGGQTKYVLEMAKFLSKREEIDSVEIVTRFINDKAVSSDYSKREEAVNEKLKIVRIGCGGSKYIRKELLWNHLEEFVDKSIKYIKSKGKLPDIIHSHYADAGFVCTELTKFFGIPFVHTGHSLGINKYNNLIKQGLAKEEIEKRYKMSIRIEAEESVLFFADKIITSTNQEITEQYGLYKNFSPDKFVVIPPSIDLEKFHPFNQSREWDEESEKIRSGIRKELWKFFTNMNKPIILALCRPEKRKNISGLIQAYGESEELQELANLAIFAGIRKDISQMPELEREVLTEMLLMLDKYNLYGKMAIPKRHDFEHEVPELYRIAAETGGVFVNSAFNEPFGLTLIEAAASGLPVVATDDGGPRDIIANLKNGELVDVSDHRNISNAIKKILYDKSLWETYSSNGILNIKKFYSWEAHIEKYVNVIQELNSKSGNNRKTFIETGKRFFNFKKMMVFDIDNTLFGDEESLQQLKEILISMHHSIGFGVATGRTIDSAREVLLLNNFILPDFIIASVGSEIYYRSNNDYIYGTGWDSHISNQWKRDEILKLLSYIDFVTPQEESVQRKFKLSYYIDLEKGSLDLIKRIFIDNKIKANLILSHNSLLDILPARASKGRAVRYLSYRWNIPYESILVAGDSGNDEDMLRGELLGVVVANHAPELLKLKGRRKIFFSDKSYAAGIIDGIKYYNFLDKE from the coding sequence ATGGTGAATAACAACAAAAAATTATATGTACAGCTTTATAATATACACGGTTTAATTAGAGGCCACGATCTTGAGTTGGGTCGCGATTCAGATACTGGCGGGCAGACAAAATACGTCTTAGAAATGGCAAAATTCTTAAGCAAGCGTGAAGAAATTGATTCCGTGGAAATTGTAACAAGATTTATTAATGACAAAGCTGTATCCTCAGATTATTCAAAAAGGGAAGAAGCAGTAAATGAAAAGCTCAAAATTGTTCGTATAGGTTGTGGCGGTTCAAAATATATTAGAAAAGAATTACTTTGGAATCACCTCGAAGAGTTCGTTGATAAGTCAATTAAGTATATAAAATCAAAAGGAAAACTTCCTGATATTATTCACAGTCATTATGCTGATGCTGGATTTGTCTGTACAGAGCTTACAAAATTTTTTGGTATTCCTTTTGTCCACACTGGTCACTCTCTGGGCATCAATAAGTATAACAATTTAATTAAACAGGGCTTAGCAAAAGAAGAAATTGAAAAAAGATACAAAATGAGTATAAGAATTGAAGCTGAAGAATCAGTTCTATTTTTTGCCGATAAAATAATTACAAGCACTAATCAAGAAATAACTGAACAATACGGTTTATATAAAAATTTTAGCCCGGATAAATTTGTAGTAATTCCGCCTAGTATTGATTTAGAAAAGTTTCATCCTTTTAACCAAAGCAGAGAGTGGGATGAAGAGTCAGAAAAAATACGTAGTGGTATCAGAAAAGAACTGTGGAAGTTTTTTACTAACATGAATAAGCCGATTATATTAGCATTATGCAGGCCAGAAAAGAGGAAAAATATTTCTGGTTTAATTCAAGCCTATGGAGAAAGTGAAGAACTTCAGGAATTAGCTAATCTTGCAATTTTTGCTGGAATAAGAAAAGATATTTCTCAGATGCCAGAGCTCGAAAGAGAAGTTCTAACTGAGATGTTGTTGATGCTGGATAAGTATAATCTTTACGGTAAAATGGCTATACCAAAGCGTCACGATTTTGAACATGAGGTTCCGGAACTTTATAGAATAGCTGCTGAAACTGGTGGTGTATTTGTAAACTCTGCTTTTAATGAACCTTTCGGTTTAACTTTAATTGAAGCGGCAGCAAGCGGCTTACCTGTAGTTGCTACAGACGATGGAGGACCGCGCGATATTATTGCTAATCTTAAAAATGGTGAACTTGTTGATGTTTCTGATCACAGAAATATTTCTAATGCGATAAAAAAAATACTTTACGATAAAAGCTTATGGGAGACTTACTCTTCAAATGGAATTTTAAATATCAAGAAGTTCTATTCTTGGGAAGCTCATATTGAAAAGTATGTAAATGTTATACAAGAACTAAATTCGAAAAGCGGTAATAATCGTAAGACTTTTATTGAAACAGGCAAAAGATTTTTCAACTTTAAAAAGATGATGGTTTTTGATATTGATAACACTTTATTTGGTGACGAGGAATCATTACAACAACTAAAGGAAATTTTAATATCAATGCACCATTCAATTGGATTCGGTGTTGCAACCGGTAGAACTATCGATTCTGCTCGAGAAGTTTTGTTGTTAAATAATTTTATTTTGCCTGATTTTATTATTGCTTCAGTTGGTTCTGAAATTTATTACAGAAGTAACAACGATTATATCTATGGAACTGGTTGGGATTCTCATATTTCTAATCAATGGAAAAGAGATGAAATACTAAAGCTTCTTTCTTATATTGATTTCGTAACACCACAAGAAGAATCTGTGCAACGTAAATTCAAATTAAGTTATTATATTGACTTAGAAAAAGGGAGCCTGGATTTAATAAAAAGAATTTTCATTGATAATAAAATCAAAGCTAATTTAATTTTAAGTCACAACTCGCTATTAGATATTTTACCTGCGCGTGCAAGTAAAGGCCGTGCCGTGCGCTATTTAAGTTACAGATGGAACATACCGTACGAGTCAATTTTAGTGGCTGGCGATTCTGGAAATGACGAGGATATGCTGCGCGGCGAACTGCTTGGTGTTGTAGTGGCTAATCACGCACCTGAACTTTTGAAGTTAAAAGGCAGAAGAAAAATCTTCTTTTCAGATAAAAGCTATGCTGCAGGTATAATTGATGGCATTAAATACTATAATTTTTTAGATAAGGAGTAA
- a CDS encoding methyltransferase domain-containing protein, translating into MLFKDYFSKQANIYSVNRPTYPRELFEYLASITPSKKIALDCATGNGQAAVSLAEFFESVKAIDASQKQLQNAKARPNVEYKLSTAEKTDFPNDYFDLITVAQALHWFDIEKFFNEAKRILKPNGIIAIFIYTNFISDSKIEHIIDNFYNNIVGKYWPPERKHVDTRYESIPFPFDMSNEFEEIRPPSFIIKTHWNCEQLFGYLESWSATQIYKEKNNLNPIDLIKDEVYKVWDPPEAEKELTWPLYLKIGIKK; encoded by the coding sequence ATGCTATTTAAAGACTACTTTTCAAAACAAGCAAATATATATTCAGTTAACCGTCCTACATACCCACGTGAATTATTTGAATATCTTGCATCAATTACTCCTTCGAAAAAAATTGCATTGGATTGTGCAACAGGCAATGGACAGGCTGCCGTTAGTTTAGCAGAATTCTTTGAATCTGTTAAAGCAATTGACGCAAGCCAAAAGCAGTTACAAAATGCAAAGGCACGCCCCAATGTTGAGTACAAATTATCTACTGCAGAAAAAACAGATTTTCCAAATGATTATTTTGACTTAATAACCGTTGCACAAGCTCTTCATTGGTTTGATATAGAAAAATTTTTTAACGAAGCAAAAAGAATCTTAAAACCTAATGGTATAATTGCCATTTTTATTTACACAAATTTTATATCCGATTCAAAAATTGAGCATATAATTGACAATTTCTACAATAATATTGTTGGTAAATATTGGCCGCCTGAAAGAAAGCATGTTGATACAAGATACGAAAGCATTCCATTCCCATTTGACATGTCAAACGAGTTTGAAGAAATTAGACCTCCCAGTTTTATAATAAAAACTCATTGGAACTGTGAGCAGTTATTCGGTTACTTAGAATCGTGGTCGGCTACTCAAATTTATAAAGAAAAAAATAATCTTAACCCCATAGATTTAATTAAAGATGAGGTATATAAAGTTTGGGACCCGCCCGAAGCGGAAAAGGAATTAACTTGGCCTCTTTATTTGAAAATTGGCATTAAAAAATAA